CGCGCCGCGCCCGGTAGCGCTCGCGCTGCTCCGCGACGTGCGCGTCGTCGCCGAGCGCGACGACCATCGCGGCCTGCAGCGGCGACGGCAGCATGAGCCCGGCGTGCTTGCGCACCGTGGTGAGGCGCGCGATCAGAGCGCGGTCGCCCGCGACGAACGCGGCCCGGTAGCCGGCGAGGTTGGACTGCTTGCTCAGCGAGTAGACGGCGAGCACGCCGCTGCGGTCGTCGCCGATCACGCGCGGGTCGAGCACGCTGGGGGTCGGTGCGACATCCCACGGCGCGTCCCAGCCGAGCTCGGCGTAGCACTCGTCACCCGCGACGACCGCGCCCAGCTCGCGGGCCCGAGTCACGGCCGCCCGCAGCTCCTCCACCGACAGCACGCGGCCGTCCGGGTTGCCCGGGCTGTTCAGCCAGACCAGCCGGGTGTTCTCCGGCCACTCGGCGGGATCGTCGCTCGCCACGGCCTCCGCGCCGGCGAACGCGGCGCCGATCGCGTACGTCGGGTACGCGGCGCGGGGGTGCACGACGGCATCCCCCTCACCGAGGCCGAGGAAGAAGGGCAGGAAGGCGACGAGCTCCTTGGAGCCGATGGTCGGGAGGACGTCCTCCGGCGCGAGGCCGGGCACGCCGCGGCGACGCTCGAACCACGCGGCGATCGCCTCGCGCAGCGCCGGCGTGCCGACGGTCTGCGGGTAGGCGTGCGCGTCCGTCGCGTGCGCGAGCGCGTCGCGGATCAGCGCGGGGGTCGGGTCGACCGGCGAGCCGATCGAGAGGTCCACTATCCCGGAGGCGTCGCCGAAGGGTTCGGCTGCTCGGGCGCGCGCCGCGTACGGCGCCATCAGATCCCAGGGGTATTCGGGCAGCTCCCCGAGCGCCACGTCAGTGCGCCTGCGGAGGCAGGGCGGCGATGAGGGCGTGGTCCTTGGCGATCACGCCGACCTTGGCGGCGCCGCCGGGCGAGCCGATGTCGTCGAAGAACTCCACGTTGGCCTTGTAGTAGTCGGCCCACTCCTCGGGGAGGTCGTCCTCGTAGTAGATAGCCTCGACAGGGCACACCGGCTCGCAGGCGCCGCAGTCGACGCACTCGTCGGGGTGGATGTACAGCGAGCGCTCGCCCTCGTAGATGCAGTCGACGGGGCACTCGTCGATGCAGGCGCGGTCTTTCACATCGACGCACGGGAGGGCGATGACGTAGGTCACTGTGGTTCAGGTTCCCTTCGGACGGCGGGTGGCTGTCCCTCTAGCTTAGGCCGTTCCGGCCCGGCCCGCGGCGCGCTTCACGTCCGGCCAGGACACGACGACGGCGGCGATGAGGATCGGCCCGACCAGCCAGATCTGCCCCCGCAGGTTGTTCGGGATGAACACGGAGCCGCCCGGGCTCTGCTGGGTGAAGACCAGGATGACGGCGATCGCCCCGAGCGCCGCGCACAGTGCGGGCCGGCGGGATCCGCCCAGCAACCGGAGACCGACCAGCAGCGCGGTGAAGCAGAGCAGCGAGCCGATCAGCCCGAGCGGGATCGTGACGCCCACCCAGGTGACCGTGAGCTGGTGCGCGACCGTGCCGATCCCGCCGATCACCGCTCCCGCGACGACCAGGAGGACGGCGTTGACGATCCGGCTCAGCATGCTCGAATCCTAGCTGGACACATCGGCCGGACGTGTTCTAGAGTCGAACAGGTAAGGTTAGCCTTACCAACATCCCCCACCTCCACTCGAAGGTCCTCTGTGCTCGCGAACTATCTGATCGGCCTCCGCGAAGGCCTCGAAATGGCGCTCATCGTCACCATCCTCGTCGCGTACGTGGTCAAGGTCGGACGGAAGGACGTGCTCTCGAAACTGTGGGTCGGCGTCGGCGTCGCGCTCGTCGTCCCGCTCGGGATCGGCGCGCTGCTGACCTGGGGTCCCTACGGGCTCAGCTTCGAGGCGCAGGAGATCGTCGGCGGCACGCTGTCCCTCATCGCTGTCGGCTTCGTCACCTGGATGATCTTCTGGATGGGCAAGACCGCCCGCAGCATGAAGTCCACCCTCCAGAACCGGCTCGACTCCGTGCTCGTGGGCACCGGCTGGGGCGTCGTGATCCTGGCCATGCTCAGCGTCGGCCGCGAGGGCATCGAGACGGCGCTCTTCGTCTGGGCGACGGTCGCCAGCATCGGCGGCGGCTGGGAGCCGGTGATCGGCGCGGTCCTCGGCCTCGTCACGGCCGCGGTGCTCGGCTTCCTCCTCTACCGCGGCATGGTCAAGATCAACCTCGGCTCGTTCTTCACCTGGACCGGAGCGTTCCTCATCCTCGTCGCGGGCGGCGTGCTCGCCTACGGCATCGGCGACCTGCAGGAGGCGGGCGTCATCCCCGGCGCCGGCATCCACGCCTACGACATCAGCGGCGTCATCCCGTCGTCGAGCTGGTACGGAACCGCGCTCGCCGGCATCCTCAACTTCAACCCCTCTCCGACCTGGCCGCAGGTCATCGCCTGGGCCGGCTACATCGTCGTCGTGACGTTCTTCTACGTGCGACAGCACCGGGCGTCGCACACGCGACCGGCCGCCACGCACGCGGCTCCGTCCGCCCCGGACACCCGGACGCCCGTCCACTCCTGATCCGCGGCCCCGTCGCCGCAGCACGCCTCAACCAGAGCAGAAAGCACAGCATCGCCATGCCCCGACACCGTCAGCTCGGCACGATCGCCGGCACCCTGGCCGCCGCCGCGGCCGTCGCGCTCGCCCTCACCGGCTGCGTCCCCAACAAGGCCGTCGCCGAGGCCGAGGCCATCCAGGTCACGCTCACCGACACCGCCTGCACCGTGTCGACCGCGACGGCTCCCGCCGGCCCCGTCACCTTCCAGATCACCAACACGGGCGCCGACGTGAACGAGTTCGAGATGCTCGCCCCGGACAAGCTGCGGATCGCCGCCGAGAAGGAGAACATCGGGCCGGGCACCACGGTCAACTACGTCGTCCAGCTCTCCGAGGGAAGCTACTTCACCGCGTGCCGCAAGGGGATGGTCGGCAAACCGACCTCTGTCGCGAAGTTCACGGTGGCAAAGGGCTCCGCCGACACGAAGACCGCGAGCGAGAGCAAGCAGGTCGCGCAGGCCGTGACCAACTACGTCTCCTACGTCAAAGACCAGGCCGGGGAGCTCCTCACCGCGACCACGACATTCGCGGCGGCCTACGAGGCCGGCGACAACGCGGCGGCCCGCGCCCAGTACCCCGTCGCGCGCTCCTACTACGAGCGGATCGAGCCGACCGCCGAGCAGTTCGGCGACATCGACCCGGCCCTCGACCTCCGCGAGGCCGACCTGGAGCAGGGCCAGGAGTGGACCGGCTGGCACCGCATCGAGAAGGACTTGTGGGCGCCCGCCGGGTTCACGGCCTCCGACGCCGCCGGCCGGAAGACGCTCGGCGACCGACTCGTCGCCGACACCCAGCGGCTCTACGACCTCGTGCACGCGAAGGACTTCAGCCTGACCCTCGACCAGATCTCCAACGGCGCCAGCGGTCTGATGGAGGAGGTCTCGCGCAGCAAGATCACCGGCGAGGAGGAGATCTTCTCGCACACGGACCTCTGGGACTTCCAGGCCAACGTGGAGGGCGCGGAGGTCGCCTACGGCAACGTCCGGGCGGTGCTGCTGGAGAAGGGCGCGACGGGAACGAGCACGGCGAAGAAGCTCGACGCCGAGTTCGCCACGATCGACACGCTCCTCGCCCAGTACAAGGAGGGCGACGGGTTCGTGAGCTACACGCAGCTCACGACCGCGCAGGTCAAGGAGCTCTCCGACTCGGTCAACGCCCTGAGCGAGCCGCTCAGCCGGCTCACCTCGATCCTGGTCAAGTGACGGTGGCCGACGACACAGGCGCCGGACGCTCCGGCCTCTCTCGGCGCGGGATGCTCGGCCTCGCCGGCGCGGCGGTCGGCGCCGGCGTCGTCGGGTTCGGCGCAGGTGCAGCCGTCGGCCACGCCGTCGCCTCCTCCCCCGACAGCGCGACGTACCCGTTCTACGGCGCGAATCAGTCCGGCATCGTCACGCCCACCCAAGACCGGCTGCACTTCGCCGCGTTCGACGTCGCGGCCGGGCTCGACCGTGACGGGCTGATCGAACTGCTGCAGGACTGGACCGTCGCGGCCGCGCGGATGACGCAGGGCAAGCCGGCCGGGAAGTACGGCCCGGCCTCGGGCCCGTCGGACGCTCCCCCGGACGACACCGGCGAGGCGCTCGACCTCCCGCCCGGCGGCCTCACGCTCACGTTCGGCTTCGGCCCGACGCTGTTCACGGCCGCCGACGGCACCGACCGGTTCGGGATCGCCGGCAAGCGCCCGGCCGCGCTGGTCGACCTCCCGCACTTCCCCGGCGACGCGCTGCTCGACAGCCTCACCGGCGGCGACCTGTGCGTGCAGGCGTGCAGCGAGGACCCGCAGGTGGCCGTGCACGCCATCCGTAACCTGTCCCGCATCGCGTTCGGCCGGGCGGCCATCCGCTGGTCGCAGCTCGGCTTCGGGCGCACCTCGTCCACCTCCCGCAGCCAGACCACGGCCCGCAACCTGTTCGGCTTCAAGGACGGCACCGCGAACATCAAGGCGGAGGACTCCTCGGTCGTGGCCGATCAGGTCTGGGCGGACCGCGGCGACGGCGCGGCGTGGATGCACGGCGGCTCGTACCTGGTGGCGCGGAAGATCCGCATGGTCATCGAGACCTGGGACCGACAGCAGCTCGGCGAGCAGGAGCGCATCGTCGGGCGGGACAAGGGCGAGGGCGCGCCGCTCTCGGGCGGCACCGAGTTCAGCGAGCCGAACTTCCTCGCGCTGTCGCCGGCCGGCGGCACCAAGATCGACCCGGACTCGCACGTCCGCCTGGCGCACCCGACGATGAACGACGGAGCGCAGCTCCTGCGCCGCGGCTACAACTTCGTGGACGGCAACGACGACCTGGGCCGGCTGAACGCCGGGCTGTTCTTCATCGCGTTCCAGCGCGACCCGCGCACGCAGTTCATCCCCATCCAGACCCGGCTCGCGAAGAACGACCTGATGAACGAGTACCTCAAGCACGTCGGCTCGGCGGTCTTCGCGGTCCCCCCGGGCGCGCGGGAGGGCTCCTACGTCGGCTCGGGGCTCTTCGTCTGACCTGCGGCTACGGCGTGGCCGTGGGCGTCGGGGTGTCGACGGCCGCGCGCGACACCGAGTAGTTCGCCACCCAGCCGTTGCTGCCGGCGTCGCTGACGACGACGAGGACGCCGAAGTCGCTGTTCGAGAACGTCCCGGTGCCGCCGCCGTCCGGGCCCTGGGCGCCGAAGCCGCCGTCGAAGCCGGCGTCCGCGAGCTGTTTCGCGATGTCCTGGTACGCCTTGGCGTCCGGCACCTTGATCGTCACGTTCCAGACCTTGCCGTGGCCGCTGCCGACGCTCGCGCCGAACACCACGGCGCCCTTCGCGAGCGGGACGGCCTTCGGGAAGTCGGCCGGGACCTTGTTCCCGCCCAGATCCACGTTGCCGCCGGTGACGTTCTTCACGACGGTCTGGAAGCTGCAGCCCGCGAGCGCCGGCGCGACCCCCACGAAGAGGAGGGCCGCGACCGGGAGCGCGAGCAGGCGGGAGCGTCTCATGAGTCGATTATGCGCGCCGCGGAGCCGACGGTGACGCTTACGCGTCCTGGCGCTTGAGGCGCGACGCGGCGCGGCCGCGGGCCGTCGCGTCGAGCTCCACCTTGCGGATGCGCACGGCCTCCGGGGTGACCTCCACGCACTCGTCCTCGCGGGCGAACTCCAGGCACTCCTCCAGCGTGAGCTGGCGGGACGGCGTCATCGACTCGAAGTTGTCGGCCGTCGACTGACGCATGTTGGTCAGCTTCTTCTCCTTGGTGATGTTCACGTCCATGTCGTCGGCGCGCGAGTTCTCGCCGATGACCATGCCCTCGTAGACCTCCTCGGTGGGGTTCACGAAGAACGTCATGCGCTCCTGGAGCGCGATGATCGCGAACGGGGTGACCACGCCGGAGCGGTCGGCCACGATCGAGCCGTTGCTGCGGGTGATGATCTGCCCGGCCCACTCGTCGTAGCCGTGCGAGATCGCGTTCGCGATGCCGGTGCCGCGGCTGATGGTGAGGAACTCGGTGCGGAAGCCGATCAGGCCGCGCGAGGGGACGATGAACTCCATGCGCACCCAGCCGGTGCCGTGGTTCGACATGTTCTCCATGCGGCCCTTGCGCGCCGCGAGAAGCTGGGTGATCGCGCCGAGGTACTCCTCCGGCACATCGATGGTCAGGTGCTCAAACGGCTCGTGAGTCTTGCCGTCCACCTTCTTGGTGACCACCTGCGGCTTGCCGACGGTGAGCTCGTAGCCTTCGCGGCGCATCTGCTCGACCAGGATGGCCAGCGCCAGCTCGCCGCGGCCCTGCACCTCCCATGCGTCGGGGCGGCCGATGTCGAGCACGCGCAGCGACACGTTACCGATCAGCTCGCGGTCGAGGCGGTCCTTGACCATGCGCGCGGTGAGCTTGTGCCCCTTCACCTTGCCGACCAGCGGGGAGGTGTTGGTGCCGATCGTCATCGAGATCGCAGGGTCGTCGACGTGGATGAGCGGCAGCGGCCGGATGTCGTCCGGGTCGGCCAACGTGTCGCCGATCATGATGTCGGCGAAGCCCGCGACGGCGACGATGTCGCCGGGGCCGGCGCTCTCGGCCGGGTAGCGGTCGAGGGCCTTGGTGATCATCAGCTCGGTCACGCGCACGTTGTGCACGTCGCCGTCGTGACGGACCCAGGCAACGGTCTGGCCCTTGCGCAGCGTGCCGTTGAAGATGCGCAGCAGCGCCAGGCGGCCGAGGAAGGGCGACGCGTCGAGGTTGGTGACGTGGGCCTGGAGCGGAGCCTCCGGGTCGTAGGTCGGCGCCGGGATGTGCTCGAGGATGGCCTCGAAGAGCGGCTCGAGGTCGCCGTTGTCGGGCAGCTCCCCGTTCTCGGGCTTGTTCAGGCTCGCCGCGCCGTTGCGCCCGGAAGCGTAGACGACAGGGACGTCGAGGATCGCGTCCAGGTCGAGGTCCGGCACATCGTCGGCGAGGTCGCTCGCGAGACCGAGCAGGAGGTCCTGGCTCTCGTGAACGACCTCGTCGATGCGCGCGTCCGGACGGTCGGTCTTGTTGACCAACAGGATGACCGGGAGCTTGGCCTCCAGCGCCTTGCGCAGCACGAAGCGGGTCTGCGGCAGCGGGCCCTCGGACGCGTCCACCAGCAGGACGACGCCGTCGACCATCGACAGGCCGCGCTCGACCTCGCCGCCGAAGTCGGCGTGACCCGGGGTGTCGATCACGTTGATGGTGATCGGGCCGTTCGCGGCGTGCTTGCCCTTGTAGGAGATCGCCGTGTTCTTGGCGAGGATCGTGATGCCCTTCTCACGCTCCAGCTCGTTGGAGTCCATCGCACGCTCTTCGACATGCTCGTGGTCGCCGAACGAGTTGGTCTGCCGCAGCATGGCGTCGACCAGCGTGGTCTTGCCGTGGTCGACGTGGGCGACGATCGCGACATTGCGCAGATCGTCGCGGTGGGCGACGGCGTTCTCGGACATGCGTGAGGGCTCGACTCTCGTCAGAAGGAAGAAGGGGAACGGTCTATTCTATCCCAGCGGCCGGGCGCCTTCGTTTACGGCCGATGACCGAGCGGGATGGCCGCTCCGGGAACGGCGTCGAGCAGGGCGCGCGTGTACTCCTCACGCGGCGTGGCGAGCACCTCCGCCGCCGTCCCGTGCTCCACCAGCCGGCCCCTCCGCATCACGCAGACGTCGTCCGCGATCCGGCGCACCACGCCGAGATCGTGCGTGATGAACAGGTAGGTCAGAGCCAGGTCGTCCTGGAGCTCGGCGAGGAGGTCGAGCACCTGCGCCTGGACGAGCACGTCGAGCGCCGACACCGCTTCGTCGAGCACCACGATGTCGGGGTTCAGCGCCAGGGCCCGGGCGATGGCGACGCGCTGGCGCTGGCCACCGGAGAGCTCGTTCGGGTAGCGCGCGGCGAAAGCCGCGGGCAGCGCCACGCGGTCCAGCAGCTCGACGACGCGCCGCCGCCGGGACGCCCGGTCGCCGACGCGGTGCACGGCGAGCGGTTCCGCGATGCTGGCGCCGACGCTGCGGAGGGGGTCGAGCGACCCGTACGGGTCCTGGAACACCGGCTGCATCCGGCGGCGGAGGGCGAAGACCTCCCGCGCGGTCAGGGCGCCGGTGTCCTGACCGTTGATCGCGACCCGGCCGCTGGTCGGCTCCTCCAGTCGCAGGATCAGCTTCGCGACCGTGGACTTGCCGGAGCCCGACTCGCCGACGAGTGCGGTGGTGGTGCCCCGCGGCACCGCGAAGCTCACGCCGTCCACGGCCGTGAGGCTCGAGGACCGGAGGCCGCCGCCGCGCACCCGGTAGACCTTCGTGAGCCCGCTGACCGCGATCGCCGGGGTCGGCTCAGCGGCTGCCGCCAGACGCCGGTCCCTGGAGCGCACTGGCCTCGCGGCGACGCTCGGGGCGGCCTCCACCAGGCTGCGCGTGTACGGGTGCGCAGGGCGCAGCAGCACCTCGCGGCTCGGCCCGGCCTCCACGACCCGGCCCTGGTGCATGACCACGACCCGGTCGGCGCGCTCGGCCGCGAGCCCGAGGTCGTGCGTGATCAGCAGCACCGTGGTGCCGAGCTCCCGCGTGAGCGTGCCGAGGTGGTCCAGGATGCCGCGCTGCACCGTCACGTCGAGGGCGGAGGTGGGCTCGTCGGCGATCAGGAGCTGCGGGTCGCCGGAGAGGCCGATCCCGATCAGCGCGCGCTGGCGCATCCCGCCGGAGAACTGGTGCGGGTACTGCCGGAGCCGGCTGCCCGCGTCGGCGAGCCCGGCCCGCTCGAGCACCTCGACCGCCTTCGCGCGCACCGCGCGGCGGCCGGTGGCGACGCCGTTCGCCCGGATGGCCTCCTGCACCTGGAAGCCCACGCTCCAGACCGGGTTCATGCTCGACATCGGGTCCTGCGGCACGAAGCCGATCTCCCGGCCGCGGAAGGCCTCCCACTCCCGGCGGCCGAGCGTCGTGAGCTCCACGCCGTCGAGTACGATCGATCCGCCGAGGATCCGGCCGGCGCCGGGCAGGAGCCCGATGATCGCCTGCGCGGTCGTGGACTTGCCCGAGCCGGACTCCCCCACGATCGCGACCGTCTCCCCGCGATGGACGGTGAGGTCGACGCCGTCGACCGCGGTGACGACGCCGCCGCGCGACGGGAACCCCACGCGGAGGCCCGACACGACCAGGAGCGGGCTCCCGTCGGCCTGCTTCGATGCTTCGCTCACCGGCGTGCCCTCGCCTTCGGGTCGAACGCGTCCCTGACCACCTCGCCGAGCATGACGAAGCTCAGGACGGTGACGGAGAGCGCCAGGGACGGATAGACGAGCGTCTGCGGCGCCGTCCGGAGGTCGTTCTGCGCCTGGCTGATGTCGTTGCCCCACGACATCACGTCGCTCGGCAACCCGACCCCGAGGAACGAGAGTGTCGCCTCCGCGACGATCGAGCCCGCGAGCGACAGCGTGGTCACGACGATGACCGGCGCGAGCGAGTTGGGCAGCACATGGCGCAGCAGGATGCGGAACCGCGAGAGCCCGATCGCCGTCGCGGCCAGCACGTGGTCGGCCGTCCTGACGCGCAGCACCTCCGCCCGGAGCACGCGCGCGGTCGCGGGCCACGCGAAGACCCCGATGGCGAGCGAGATGACCCAGACGTTCGCGAACTTCGCGAACACCGACATGATCAGGACGGCCGCCAGGATGTACGGGACCGAGAAGAAGATGTCGCCGACGCGCGACAGCACGGTGTCGATCCCGCCTCCGTAGAAGCCGGCCAGCGCACCGAACACGACGCCGAGGATCGCCATCAGCGCGGTCGAGAGCACACCCACCGAGAGCGACGTCCCCGTGCCGTGCACGATACGCGCATAGATGTCGCAACCCTGCTTGGTGAACCCGAGCGGGTGGCCGGGCGTCGGGCCGCCGTTGCTGTTGCCCAGCAGGCAGTCGTTGTTCGGCGCGGCCTGCGCGAAGAGGCCGGGGAACAGGGCCACGGCCGAGATCAGCGCGATGAGGACGACGGAGCACCAGAACATCGGGCGGCGGCGCAGGTCGTCCCAGGCGTCTGACCAGAGGGTTGCGGCCCGGGTGGCGGCCCGGGCCGACGGCGCGTCACGCATGGCGGATCCTCGGGTCGAGCACGGCGTAGAGGAGGTCGACGAGCAGGGTGACGACGAGGTAGAGCAGCACCATGACCGTGACGAAGGAGACCACCGTCGGCCCCTCGCCGCGGATGATCGCCTGGTAGAGCGTGCGCCCGACGCCGGGGACGTTGAAGATGCCCTCCGTCACCGTCGCCCCGACGAGCATCACGCCGAAGTCCGCCGCGAGGAACGTGACCACCGGGATGAGCGAATTGCGCAGCACGTGCGCCGGCACGATCCGGCGGCGTGGCAGCCCCTTGGCCGCCGCGACCCGGACGAAGTCCATCCCGTTCGTGTCGATGACGGACGAGCGGGTGAGCCGCACGATCTGCGCGAAGCTGATCGCCGCCAACGCCACCGCCGGGAGGACGAGGTCCTGGAGCGGCGCCCCCGGGCCGGCGGTCGGCCGCACCCAGCCGAGCCAGATCCCGAACACGTACTGGAGGACGAACGCGACAACGAAGATGGGAGCAGAGATGAGCAGCAGGCTCACGACGAGCGCGCCCGCGTCGAAGAGCCGGCCCTTCTGCAGCCCGCTCACGAGCCCGACCGCGATGCCGAGCACCATCTCGATCGCGAGCGCGAGCAGCGCGAGCCGCAGCGTGACCGGGAAGGTGCGCGCCAGGATCTCGCTCACGGGCTCGCCGGAGAACGACGTGCCGAAGTCCCCGCGCAGGATACCGCCGAGATAGTTGACGTACTGGACGAGGAAGGGCTGGTCGAGGAGGTAGCGGCTGCGCAGCTCCGCGAGCACCGCCGGGCTCGGCGTCCGGTCGCCGAACAGGGCGACGATGGGGTCCCCCGGCATGGCGAACACCATGAAGTAGATCAGCAGCGTCGTGCCCAGCAGGACGGGGACGGCCTGCAGGACCCGGAAGCCCAGGAAGCGGAGCATCGGCTAGGACGCGGAGCGCTTGGTGATCTGCTCGTAGAGCGGCACCGAGTTCCACCCGAACGTGACGTGATCGACCGCCGCGCTGTAGCCCCCTGTGACGTTCTGGTTCCAGAGCGGGATGGCCGGCAGGTCCCGCAGCAGGAGCTCCTGCGCGGCGCGGAAGTCCGCGTTCGCCGCCTCCACCTCCGGCTCGGCGAGCCCCTTCGCGAGGAGGGCGTCGAACTCCGGGTTCGCGTAACCGGAGTCGTTGGACAGCGCGCCCGTCCCGTACACCGGCCGGAGGAAGGTGAGCAGCCCCGGGTAGTCGCCCTGCCAGCCCGCGCGGAACGCGGACTCGATCGTGTGATCGGTGATCGCGGTGCGGAGCAGGGCGAACGTCGGCGAGGCCTCCCCCTTCGCGTCGATCCCGAGGGTGTTCTTGAGGTTGTTCGCGACCGCGTCGACCCAGCCCTGGTGGCCGCCGTCGGCGTTGTAGGCGATGGTGAACGTCCCCGTCCACGGCGAGAGCTTGTCCGCGTCGGCCCAGAGCTGCTTGGCCTTCTTCGCGTCGTGGTCGAGCACACCGGAGCCATCGAGGCGGCCGGACCAGCCCGGGATCACCGGCGACGTGAAGTCTTTGGCGGGGGTTCGCGTACCGTCGAAGATGACCGTGGTGATCTGCGGCCGGTCGATCGCCAGCGAGAGGGCCTTGCGGCGCAGTCTGCCCTCCTCGCCAGCGAAGTGCGCGATCCGCTCCGGGATCGCGATGTTCTGGAAGACGGCGGCGGGCTGATTGACCGCTCGGTCGCCGAGGTCCTTCTCGAAGGTGGACATCGCGGCGTCCGGGATCGCGTCGAGCACGTCGAGAGTCCCCGACCTCAGATCGGCGTACGCGGAGTCCAGCGAGGCGTAGAACACGAAGCGGAGTCCGCCGTTCTTCGCCTTCCGCGGCCCGGTGTAGCCAGGGTTCGGGACGAGGTCGATGCTCTCGTCATGCTTCCAGGCCTTCGCACTCGCGAGCGTGTAGGGACCGTTCCCGACCGGGTACGCGCCGAAGGCCGCCATGTCGTCGAAGGCGACGCTCGGCAGCGGGTAGAACGCGGAGAAGCCGAGCCGGAGCGGGAAGTCGGACACGGGGGTCTTCAGGTCGACCGTGAACTCCGTGTCGCTGACGACGGTGAGGCCGGTGAGCTCGCTGTCCGTCTCGGCGGAGAAGCCCTCGATGTCCTCGAAGAACGAGTTCAGGAGCTGCGCGTTGCTCTTCTTGGCGCCGAAGTTCCACGCGTCCACGAAGGAGCGGGAGGTGACCTTCTCGCCGTTGCTGAAGGCGCGGTCACCGTTGATCGTGATGGTGAAGTGCTGCGAGTCGCTCGTCTCGATCGACCGGGCGACGTCGTTGACCGGCTTGCCGTCGGCCTGGTAGGCCAGCAGCCCGGAGAACACGGCGTCGATGATCTTGCCACCGCCGGCCTCGTTCGTGTTGGTCGGGATGAGCGGATTCTGCGGCTCGCTGCCGTTCGCGGTGACGATGGCGGTCGAGTCCGCCGTGGATGCGGTGTCGGGGCTGGTGCACGCGGTGAGCACGAGCGCGCCGGCCGCAGCAAGGGCGGCCGCGGATCGGCCGAGAAGTCTGATGGACACGAATTCCTCCTGAGCGGGGTCGACTTCAGACCTTAGAGTTCCACGGCTGGTGTTGCAAGTGCTTCGGGTTAGATTGAAATTTCTGATTCAACCCGTTACGATCGTTGGCGTGCGAACCACACTTCCCTTCCTCAGATCCGCGACGTTCAGTGCAATGGCGCTCGCGGCCCTGTCGGTGGGGTTCCCAGGCGCCTCTGGCGTCGCATCCCCCGAACGGGCCGAACGGACCTCTGTCAGCGAGAGGCAGACCGTGGGATGCGGCGCCG
This genomic stretch from Leifsonia sp. EB41 harbors:
- the dapC gene encoding succinyldiaminopimelate transaminase, which produces MALGELPEYPWDLMAPYAARARAAEPFGDASGIVDLSIGSPVDPTPALIRDALAHATDAHAYPQTVGTPALREAIAAWFERRRGVPGLAPEDVLPTIGSKELVAFLPFFLGLGEGDAVVHPRAAYPTYAIGAAFAGAEAVASDDPAEWPENTRLVWLNSPGNPDGRVLSVEELRAAVTRARELGAVVAGDECYAELGWDAPWDVAPTPSVLDPRVIGDDRSGVLAVYSLSKQSNLAGYRAAFVAGDRALIARLTTVRKHAGLMLPSPLQAAMVVALGDDAHVAEQRERYRARRALLKPALEAAGFRIDRSEAGLYLWATEGRDAWESIGRLADLGILAGPGVFYGDHNAEHVRLSLTATDERIAAAASRLRAFGDTL
- the fdxA gene encoding ferredoxin gives rise to the protein MTYVIALPCVDVKDRACIDECPVDCIYEGERSLYIHPDECVDCGACEPVCPVEAIYYEDDLPEEWADYYKANVEFFDDIGSPGGAAKVGVIAKDHALIAALPPQAH
- the efeU gene encoding iron uptake transporter permease EfeU, whose amino-acid sequence is MLANYLIGLREGLEMALIVTILVAYVVKVGRKDVLSKLWVGVGVALVVPLGIGALLTWGPYGLSFEAQEIVGGTLSLIAVGFVTWMIFWMGKTARSMKSTLQNRLDSVLVGTGWGVVILAMLSVGREGIETALFVWATVASIGGGWEPVIGAVLGLVTAAVLGFLLYRGMVKINLGSFFTWTGAFLILVAGGVLAYGIGDLQEAGVIPGAGIHAYDISGVIPSSSWYGTALAGILNFNPSPTWPQVIAWAGYIVVVTFFYVRQHRASHTRPAATHAAPSAPDTRTPVHS
- the efeO gene encoding iron uptake system protein EfeO is translated as MPRHRQLGTIAGTLAAAAAVALALTGCVPNKAVAEAEAIQVTLTDTACTVSTATAPAGPVTFQITNTGADVNEFEMLAPDKLRIAAEKENIGPGTTVNYVVQLSEGSYFTACRKGMVGKPTSVAKFTVAKGSADTKTASESKQVAQAVTNYVSYVKDQAGELLTATTTFAAAYEAGDNAAARAQYPVARSYYERIEPTAEQFGDIDPALDLREADLEQGQEWTGWHRIEKDLWAPAGFTASDAAGRKTLGDRLVADTQRLYDLVHAKDFSLTLDQISNGASGLMEEVSRSKITGEEEIFSHTDLWDFQANVEGAEVAYGNVRAVLLEKGATGTSTAKKLDAEFATIDTLLAQYKEGDGFVSYTQLTTAQVKELSDSVNALSEPLSRLTSILVK
- the efeB gene encoding iron uptake transporter deferrochelatase/peroxidase subunit, which encodes MTVADDTGAGRSGLSRRGMLGLAGAAVGAGVVGFGAGAAVGHAVASSPDSATYPFYGANQSGIVTPTQDRLHFAAFDVAAGLDRDGLIELLQDWTVAAARMTQGKPAGKYGPASGPSDAPPDDTGEALDLPPGGLTLTFGFGPTLFTAADGTDRFGIAGKRPAALVDLPHFPGDALLDSLTGGDLCVQACSEDPQVAVHAIRNLSRIAFGRAAIRWSQLGFGRTSSTSRSQTTARNLFGFKDGTANIKAEDSSVVADQVWADRGDGAAWMHGGSYLVARKIRMVIETWDRQQLGEQERIVGRDKGEGAPLSGGTEFSEPNFLALSPAGGTKIDPDSHVRLAHPTMNDGAQLLRRGYNFVDGNDDLGRLNAGLFFIAFQRDPRTQFIPIQTRLAKNDLMNEYLKHVGSAVFAVPPGAREGSYVGSGLFV
- the typA gene encoding translational GTPase TypA; this encodes MSENAVAHRDDLRNVAIVAHVDHGKTTLVDAMLRQTNSFGDHEHVEERAMDSNELEREKGITILAKNTAISYKGKHAANGPITINVIDTPGHADFGGEVERGLSMVDGVVLLVDASEGPLPQTRFVLRKALEAKLPVILLVNKTDRPDARIDEVVHESQDLLLGLASDLADDVPDLDLDAILDVPVVYASGRNGAASLNKPENGELPDNGDLEPLFEAILEHIPAPTYDPEAPLQAHVTNLDASPFLGRLALLRIFNGTLRKGQTVAWVRHDGDVHNVRVTELMITKALDRYPAESAGPGDIVAVAGFADIMIGDTLADPDDIRPLPLIHVDDPAISMTIGTNTSPLVGKVKGHKLTARMVKDRLDRELIGNVSLRVLDIGRPDAWEVQGRGELALAILVEQMRREGYELTVGKPQVVTKKVDGKTHEPFEHLTIDVPEEYLGAITQLLAARKGRMENMSNHGTGWVRMEFIVPSRGLIGFRTEFLTISRGTGIANAISHGYDEWAGQIITRSNGSIVADRSGVVTPFAIIALQERMTFFVNPTEEVYEGMVIGENSRADDMDVNITKEKKLTNMRQSTADNFESMTPSRQLTLEECLEFAREDECVEVTPEAVRIRKVELDATARGRAASRLKRQDA